Proteins encoded together in one Synechococcus sp. A15-62 window:
- the mutT gene encoding 8-oxo-dGTP diphosphatase MutT, whose protein sequence is MTEADAAVLATALLAWWERHGRGGIPWKLLPGGARPAPEQELDPYGIWIAEVMLQQTQLAVALPYWTRWMAAFPSVEALAAASLDEVRFKWQGLGYYSRVRRLHEAAQLLVGGSWPRSLEEWMALPGIGRTTAGSILSSAFNLRLPILDGNVKRVLARLMVHPRPPARDDALFWSWSEALLDPLRPRDTNQALMDLGATLCTPRQPDCPRCPWHSHCAAYAAGDPRRWPVTDAPKPLPFQVIGVGVVLNAAGEVLIDQRLEEGLLGGMWEFPGGKQEQGETIETCIARELKEELGIAVTVGDELITVDHSYSHKKLRFVVHLCDWASGEPKPLASQQVRWVRPDDLGNYAFPAANARIIEALLGSLQSSAHP, encoded by the coding sequence TTGACCGAGGCCGATGCTGCTGTTCTGGCGACAGCCTTGCTGGCTTGGTGGGAGCGCCATGGCCGCGGCGGAATCCCCTGGAAGCTGTTACCTGGTGGCGCGCGTCCTGCGCCGGAGCAGGAGCTCGACCCTTACGGCATCTGGATTGCCGAGGTGATGCTGCAGCAGACCCAGTTAGCCGTTGCGCTCCCCTATTGGACGCGTTGGATGGCGGCGTTTCCCTCTGTCGAGGCCCTGGCCGCGGCGTCTCTGGACGAGGTGCGGTTCAAGTGGCAGGGACTCGGTTACTACTCGCGAGTTCGCCGGCTGCATGAGGCGGCGCAGCTGCTGGTTGGTGGGTCTTGGCCCCGCAGCTTGGAGGAGTGGATGGCGTTGCCGGGCATCGGTCGCACCACCGCCGGCAGCATCCTCTCCAGTGCCTTCAATCTTCGGCTGCCGATCCTGGATGGCAACGTCAAACGGGTGCTGGCGCGCTTGATGGTCCATCCACGCCCGCCAGCTCGCGACGATGCCCTGTTCTGGAGCTGGAGCGAGGCCCTGCTTGATCCGCTGCGGCCACGGGACACCAATCAGGCCTTGATGGATCTGGGGGCCACGCTTTGCACTCCCCGCCAGCCGGACTGCCCCCGCTGCCCCTGGCACTCCCACTGCGCTGCTTACGCTGCCGGCGACCCCCGCCGCTGGCCCGTGACCGACGCCCCCAAGCCCCTGCCCTTTCAGGTCATCGGTGTGGGGGTCGTGCTCAATGCGGCGGGGGAGGTGTTGATTGACCAGCGCCTGGAAGAAGGCCTGTTGGGGGGAATGTGGGAGTTTCCTGGCGGCAAGCAGGAGCAGGGCGAAACGATCGAAACCTGCATCGCCCGTGAGCTCAAGGAGGAACTCGGCATTGCGGTGACGGTTGGCGATGAATTGATCACCGTTGATCACTCTTACAGCCACAAGAAGCTGCGCTTTGTGGTGCATCTCTGCGACTGGGCCTCAGGCGAGCCGAAGCCCCTCGCCAGTCAGCAGGTGCGTTGGGTGCGCCCGGATGACCTGGGGAATTACGCCTTCCCAGCTGCCAATGCTCGGATCATTGAGGCGTTGCTTGGCAGCTTGCAAAGCTCAGCCCACCCTTAG
- a CDS encoding carbohydrate kinase, whose translation MALGSVVVCFGEALLDRLGPLGGDPAVDRPVDDRLGGAPANVACGLARLGTPVAFAGRLGQDAIGEAFASLFAERGVDTTLLQRDAVRPSRIVLVCRSLEGERQFQGFAGDEGAGFADQALEPVALPQARWLLIGTLPLATPTSAEALLSAVRQAWSQGMAVALDVNWRPTFWDPVADPVAGPDPKALAAIKSLLQQAALIKLAREEALWFFNTDDPGSIQQALPQRPDVVVTDGAAPVRWQLGDESGQQAAFQPPSVVDTTGAGDAFTAGLLHRWAAAPQERVRFAAACGALVCGGAGGIDPQPTQAQVEAFLGRVS comes from the coding sequence ATGGCGCTTGGTTCCGTTGTCGTCTGCTTCGGTGAAGCCCTGCTCGATCGGCTTGGGCCGCTTGGAGGTGATCCGGCGGTAGATCGGCCGGTGGACGACCGTCTGGGAGGAGCGCCAGCGAATGTGGCCTGTGGCTTGGCCCGCTTGGGGACCCCTGTGGCCTTTGCCGGTCGCTTGGGGCAGGACGCCATCGGCGAGGCCTTTGCCAGCTTGTTTGCAGAGCGTGGTGTCGACACCACGCTCCTGCAGCGGGATGCTGTGCGTCCCAGTCGCATCGTGCTCGTCTGTCGTTCGCTGGAGGGTGAACGGCAGTTTCAAGGTTTTGCTGGGGATGAAGGGGCTGGCTTCGCGGATCAGGCTCTGGAGCCGGTTGCGTTGCCTCAGGCCCGATGGTTGCTGATTGGCACCCTTCCGTTGGCAACCCCAACGTCGGCTGAGGCTTTGTTGTCGGCCGTGCGCCAGGCCTGGAGCCAAGGAATGGCAGTTGCCCTCGACGTGAACTGGCGCCCCACGTTCTGGGATCCGGTCGCGGATCCGGTCGCTGGACCCGATCCCAAGGCGCTCGCGGCCATCAAGTCGTTGCTTCAGCAGGCGGCTCTGATCAAGTTGGCTCGTGAGGAAGCTCTTTGGTTCTTCAACACCGACGATCCCGGTTCAATTCAGCAGGCCTTGCCCCAGCGCCCCGATGTGGTGGTCACCGATGGAGCGGCCCCGGTGCGCTGGCAATTGGGTGACGAATCAGGGCAGCAGGCTGCGTTTCAGCCCCCCAGCGTCGTTGACACCACCGGTGCCGGTGATGCCTTCACGGCCGGTCTGTTGCACCGGTGGGCCGCCGCTCCCCAGGAGCGCGTCCGTTTTGCGGCCGCCTGTGGTGCCCTGGTCTGTGGCGGTGCCGGTGGCATTGATCCCCAGCCCACGCAGGCTCAGGTGGAGGCCTTTCTGGGAAGGGTGAGCTGA
- the tsaE gene encoding tRNA (adenosine(37)-N6)-threonylcarbamoyltransferase complex ATPase subunit type 1 TsaE — MLPETNVELNLCRDAEASGSLEPDSTRHVWALETLETTRALGRSLARELPDSAILLLSGPLGAGKTSLVQGLAEGLGISEPITSPTFALAQHYPQGEPQLVHLDLYRLEQPTSADELFLQEEEEARAAGALMAVEWPERLGLDLAEAWHLELHHQDEGRLAQLTLPRKAST, encoded by the coding sequence ATGCTCCCTGAAACAAACGTGGAGTTGAATCTCTGCAGAGACGCCGAGGCTTCGGGCTCGCTTGAGCCGGACTCTACAAGGCATGTCTGGGCTCTTGAGACCCTTGAGACGACAAGAGCCCTAGGCCGATCCCTTGCTCGCGAACTTCCAGACAGCGCGATTCTGCTGCTGAGTGGCCCTCTGGGGGCCGGTAAAACATCGCTGGTGCAGGGCCTCGCCGAGGGACTTGGAATCAGCGAACCGATCACCAGCCCCACCTTTGCTCTGGCCCAGCACTACCCCCAAGGAGAACCGCAGCTGGTGCACCTTGATCTCTATCGGCTGGAACAGCCGACCTCCGCAGATGAGCTGTTTCTTCAGGAAGAAGAAGAGGCGCGCGCGGCGGGGGCGTTGATGGCGGTGGAGTGGCCGGAACGGCTGGGGCTCGATCTGGCCGAGGCCTGGCACCTGGAGCTACACCATCAAGACGAAGGGCGACTGGCTCAGCTCACCCTTCCCAGAAAGGCCTCCACCTGA